One genomic region from Stutzerimonas decontaminans encodes:
- a CDS encoding DUF1289 domain-containing protein → MNTQEKPVASPCVSLCALDEHDLCVGCQRSADEIRRWGLMDDDERRQVLQRCGERARLSGQLM, encoded by the coding sequence GTGAATACGCAGGAAAAACCGGTTGCCTCGCCGTGCGTCAGCCTTTGTGCCCTGGATGAACACGACCTGTGCGTCGGTTGTCAGCGCAGCGCGGATGAAATTCGCCGCTGGGGATTGATGGACGACGACGAGCGCCGCCAGGTGCTGCAGCGTTGCGGCGAAAGAGCTCGTCTCAGCGGCCAGCTGATGTAG
- a CDS encoding HlyC/CorC family transporter: MENLHPGFLVGLLVFLLLCSAFFSSSETGMLSLNRYRLRHQAKEGHRGARRASELLAHPDRLLGTILVGNNFVNILASSIATVLAMQLWGEAGIAIATIGLTIILLIFGEITPKTLAALRPEIVAYPVSLPLKMLQKVLYPLVAMLSWVSNGLLRLLGVDLSNKGNDSLSTEELRSVVRESGSDLPLNRQSMLLGILDLERVTVDDIMIPRNEVTGIDLDDDLESIISQLRTTPHTRLPVFRNDINQIEGIVHMRQIARLLSHDQLTKESLLAACSEPYFVPENTPLSTQLLNFQKQKRRIGIVVDEYGDVRGVVTLEDILEEIVGEFSNQDALRSPDIHPQEDGTLVIDGAAYIREVNRALDWQLPCDGPKTLNGLITEALEHMPDSGICLQIGNYRLEILQAADNRVKSVRAWTIGHSPADSQQQN, from the coding sequence GTGGAAAATCTACATCCCGGCTTTCTGGTCGGATTGCTGGTCTTTCTGCTGCTGTGCTCGGCTTTCTTTTCCAGCTCCGAGACCGGCATGCTCAGCCTCAACCGCTATCGCCTCAGGCATCAGGCCAAGGAAGGCCATCGAGGCGCGCGCCGCGCCAGCGAGCTGCTGGCGCACCCCGACCGCCTGCTCGGCACCATTCTGGTCGGCAACAACTTCGTCAATATCCTCGCCTCCTCCATTGCCACGGTGCTGGCCATGCAGCTCTGGGGCGAGGCAGGGATCGCCATCGCCACCATCGGCCTGACCATCATCCTGTTGATCTTCGGCGAGATCACACCTAAGACACTGGCAGCGCTGCGCCCGGAGATCGTCGCCTATCCGGTCAGCCTGCCGCTGAAGATGCTGCAGAAGGTGCTTTACCCGCTGGTCGCGATGCTGAGCTGGGTGAGCAACGGCCTGCTCAGGCTGCTTGGCGTCGACCTGTCGAACAAGGGCAACGACAGCCTCTCTACCGAAGAACTGCGTAGCGTCGTGCGCGAGTCGGGCAGCGATCTGCCACTGAACCGCCAGAGCATGCTGCTGGGCATTCTTGACCTAGAGCGCGTGACCGTCGACGACATCATGATCCCGCGCAACGAAGTCACCGGCATCGACCTCGATGACGACCTCGAGTCGATCATCAGTCAACTGCGCACCACACCTCATACGCGCCTGCCGGTGTTTCGCAACGACATCAACCAGATCGAAGGCATCGTTCATATGCGGCAGATCGCCCGCCTGCTCAGCCATGACCAGCTGACCAAGGAGAGCCTGCTGGCGGCCTGCAGTGAGCCCTATTTCGTACCGGAGAACACCCCACTCTCGACCCAGCTGCTGAATTTCCAGAAGCAGAAGCGACGGATCGGCATCGTGGTCGATGAATACGGCGATGTGCGCGGCGTCGTCACGCTGGAGGACATCCTCGAAGAGATCGTTGGCGAGTTCAGCAATCAGGACGCCCTGCGCAGCCCCGATATCCACCCGCAGGAAGACGGCACACTGGTCATCGATGGCGCAGCTTACATCCGCGAAGTAAACCGTGCGCTGGACTGGCAGCTGCCTTGTGACGGCCCGAAGACGCTCAACGGGCTGATCACTGAAGCACTGGAACACATGCCCGATAGCGGCATCTGCCTTCAGATCGGCAACTATCGGCTGGAAATTCTGCAGGCCGCCGACAATCGGGTGAAAAGCGTCCGCGCCTGGACGATTGGCCACTCACCGGCGGACAGCCAGCAGCAAAACTGA
- a CDS encoding L,D-transpeptidase family protein, whose protein sequence is MRWLFALLCLTFTAPSYANATPSLGSTPIDKVLVIKSERKLHLVSSGQTLKSYRVSLGKQPRGAKLREGDLRTPEGFYWIDWRKTSDKYNLSMHISYPNARDLARAQQEGVPPGNMIMLHGTPLDEEYPEWFFHTLDWTEGCIALSNHDMREIWTLVKDGTLIEIRP, encoded by the coding sequence ATGCGCTGGCTGTTCGCTTTGCTCTGCCTCACCTTTACCGCGCCCTCCTACGCCAATGCGACTCCCAGCCTGGGTAGCACACCGATCGACAAGGTGCTGGTAATCAAGTCGGAACGCAAACTTCACCTGGTCAGCTCCGGCCAGACGCTCAAGAGCTATCGCGTTTCGTTGGGCAAGCAACCGCGGGGAGCGAAACTGCGCGAAGGCGACCTGCGCACACCCGAAGGTTTCTACTGGATCGACTGGCGCAAGACGAGCGACAAGTACAACCTGTCGATGCACATCTCCTATCCCAACGCCCGCGATCTGGCCCGCGCACAGCAGGAAGGTGTTCCGCCGGGCAACATGATCATGCTCCACGGCACACCTTTGGATGAGGAATATCCTGAGTGGTTCTTTCACACTCTCGACTGGACCGAAGGCTGCATCGCGCTGAGCAACCATGACATGCGGGAGATATGGACGCTGGTGAAGGACGGCACACTGATCGAGATTCGCCCGTAG
- the ffh gene encoding signal recognition particle protein: protein MFENLTDRLSQTLRHVTGKAKLTEDNIKDTLREVRMALLEADVALPVVKEFVNRVKERAVGTEVSKSLTPGQAFVKIVRAELEELMGAANEDLALQVTPPAVVLMAGLQGAGKTTTVGKLARFLKERKKKTVLVVSADVYRPAAIKQLETLAAEVGVTFFPSDINQKPVDIAQAAIREAKLKFIDVVLVDTAGRLAIDAEMMAEIQAVHAAINPAETLFVVDAMTGQDAANTARAFGEALPLTGVVLTKVDGDARGGAALSVRHVTGKPIKFLGMGEKSDALEPFHPDRIASRILGMGDVLSLIEQAEQTLDREKAEKLTKKLKKGKGFDLEDFRDQLQQMKNMGGLGGLMDKLPSIGGVNLSQMGHAQGAAEKQFKQMEAIINSMTPAERRNPDIISGSRKRRIAMGSGTQVQDIGRLIKQHKQMQKMMKKVTGKGGMAKMMRGMGGMLPGGGMPKF, encoded by the coding sequence ATGTTCGAAAACCTAACCGACCGCCTCTCACAAACGCTTCGCCACGTCACCGGTAAGGCCAAGCTGACCGAGGACAACATCAAGGACACCCTGCGTGAAGTGCGCATGGCGCTGCTCGAGGCCGACGTCGCGCTGCCGGTGGTCAAGGAGTTCGTCAATCGGGTGAAGGAGCGTGCCGTCGGCACCGAGGTGTCGAAGAGCCTGACGCCCGGCCAAGCGTTCGTGAAGATCGTTCGCGCCGAACTGGAAGAATTGATGGGCGCGGCCAACGAGGATCTGGCCCTTCAGGTGACGCCGCCGGCCGTAGTGCTCATGGCGGGCCTCCAGGGTGCGGGTAAGACCACCACCGTGGGCAAGCTGGCGCGCTTCCTCAAGGAGCGCAAGAAGAAAACCGTGCTCGTGGTTTCCGCAGACGTGTATCGTCCCGCGGCCATCAAGCAGCTCGAGACCCTGGCAGCCGAAGTCGGGGTCACCTTCTTTCCTTCCGATATCAACCAGAAGCCGGTAGATATTGCCCAGGCAGCGATTCGCGAAGCCAAGCTCAAGTTCATCGATGTGGTGCTGGTGGATACCGCAGGGCGGCTGGCGATCGATGCCGAGATGATGGCCGAGATCCAGGCCGTTCACGCCGCGATAAATCCCGCCGAAACGCTATTCGTTGTCGACGCCATGACCGGTCAGGATGCGGCGAACACCGCCCGCGCGTTCGGCGAGGCGCTACCGCTAACCGGTGTCGTGTTGACCAAGGTCGACGGCGACGCCCGGGGCGGTGCAGCGCTGTCGGTGCGTCATGTGACCGGCAAGCCGATCAAGTTCCTCGGGATGGGCGAGAAGAGCGACGCCCTGGAGCCTTTCCATCCGGACCGCATTGCCTCGCGTATCCTTGGTATGGGTGATGTGCTCAGCCTCATCGAGCAGGCCGAGCAGACTCTCGATCGTGAAAAAGCCGAGAAGCTCACCAAGAAGCTCAAGAAGGGCAAGGGTTTCGACCTCGAAGACTTCCGTGACCAGTTGCAGCAGATGAAGAACATGGGTGGTCTTGGCGGGCTGATGGACAAGCTGCCCTCCATCGGTGGCGTCAATCTGTCGCAGATGGGCCATGCTCAGGGTGCTGCGGAGAAGCAGTTCAAGCAGATGGAGGCAATCATCAACTCGATGACCCCCGCTGAGCGACGTAATCCCGATATCATCAGTGGCTCGCGTAAGCGTCGAATTGCCATGGGCTCCGGTACTCAGGTGCAGGACATCGGTCGTCTCATCAAGCAGCACAAGCAGATGCAGAAGATGATGAAGAAGGTCACCGGCAAGGGTGGTATGGCCAAGATGATGCGCGGCATGGGCGGGATGCTTCCCGGCGGTGGCATGCCGAAGTTCTAA
- a CDS encoding CoA pyrophosphatase, protein MLETILHRVRAYSPHLLEPEGRLPEAAVLMPITRSESPELVLTLRAAGLSTHGGEVAFPGGRRDPEDRDLLHTALREAEEEVGLAPGMVEVVGPLSSLISVHGIHVTPYVGLVPDYVEYRANDAEIASVFSVPLEFFCEDPREVTHRIDYQGQSWYIPSYRYGEYQIWGLTAIMIVELVNVIYDAGIEMRRAPAAFIDLSGRSEP, encoded by the coding sequence ATGCTGGAGACAATACTCCACCGGGTGCGCGCTTATTCCCCGCATCTCCTGGAGCCGGAAGGCCGTCTGCCCGAGGCGGCAGTGTTGATGCCGATCACCCGTAGCGAATCGCCGGAGCTGGTGTTGACGCTTCGCGCCGCCGGCCTGTCCACCCATGGCGGAGAGGTCGCATTTCCAGGCGGTCGTCGCGATCCGGAAGACCGCGACCTGCTGCATACGGCGTTGCGTGAGGCCGAGGAGGAGGTCGGGCTAGCGCCGGGCATGGTCGAGGTTGTCGGGCCGCTCAGCAGTCTGATATCGGTGCACGGCATTCATGTCACGCCCTATGTCGGGCTGGTTCCGGACTATGTCGAGTATCGCGCCAATGATGCCGAAATTGCCTCGGTCTTCTCGGTGCCGCTGGAGTTCTTCTGTGAGGATCCACGGGAAGTTACGCACCGTATCGATTACCAGGGACAGAGCTGGTACATCCCGTCCTACCGCTATGGCGAATACCAGATATGGGGCCTGACGGCGATCATGATCGTCGAGCTGGTCAATGTCATATATGACGCCGGCATCGAAATGCGCCGCGCGCCTGCCGCTTTCATCGATCTGTCCGGGCGCAGCGAGCCCTGA
- a CDS encoding gamma carbonic anhydrase family protein codes for MKYRLGESRVEAHPQSWVAPNATLVGKIRLDAGASVWFGAVLRGDNELIHIGENSNVQDGSVMHTDMGHPLTLGTGVTVGHNAMLHGCTVGDYSLIGINAVVLNGARIGKHCIIGANTLIAEGKEIPDGSLVVGSPGKVVRELTEEQKKMLEASAAHYVHNAQRYARDLELDE; via the coding sequence GTGAAATACCGTCTGGGAGAGTCGCGGGTCGAAGCGCATCCGCAAAGCTGGGTTGCGCCCAATGCCACCTTGGTCGGCAAGATCCGCCTGGACGCTGGCGCCAGTGTCTGGTTCGGTGCCGTTCTGCGCGGCGATAACGAGCTGATCCATATTGGTGAAAACAGTAACGTCCAGGACGGCAGCGTGATGCACACCGACATGGGGCATCCGTTGACCTTGGGCACAGGGGTGACAGTTGGCCACAACGCCATGCTGCATGGCTGCACGGTTGGCGACTACAGCCTGATCGGTATCAACGCCGTAGTCCTTAACGGCGCGAGGATTGGCAAGCACTGCATCATCGGCGCCAATACCCTGATTGCCGAAGGCAAGGAAATTCCCGATGGTTCGCTGGTGGTTGGTTCGCCGGGCAAGGTGGTGCGTGAGCTGACCGAGGAGCAGAAGAAAATGCTTGAAGCCAGCGCTGCCCATTATGTGCATAACGCTCAGCGCTACGCCCGCGACTTGGAATTGGATGAGTGA
- the rpsP gene encoding 30S ribosomal protein S16, which translates to MVTIRLARGGSKKRPFYHLTVTNSRNPRDGRFVERIGFFNPIATGAEVKLSVNQERATYWLSQGAQPSERVAQLLKEAAKAAA; encoded by the coding sequence ATGGTAACTATTCGTCTCGCCCGTGGCGGCTCCAAGAAGCGCCCTTTCTACCACCTGACCGTGACCAACAGCCGCAATCCGCGCGATGGTCGCTTCGTCGAGCGCATCGGTTTCTTCAATCCGATCGCCACTGGTGCGGAAGTGAAGCTTTCTGTAAACCAGGAGCGCGCCACCTACTGGCTGAGCCAGGGCGCACAGCCGTCTGAGCGTGTTGCTCAGCTGCTGAAGGAAGCTGCCAAGGCCGCTGCCTGA
- a CDS encoding Nif3-like dinuclear metal center hexameric protein yields MYKLCFYVPDSHLEAVKKAVFAAGAGRVGAYDSCCWQVLGQGQYRPLEGSQPYIGQMGQVQHVPEWKVEMVVTDELIHDSVKAMKKAHPYETPAFDVWRLSDMQF; encoded by the coding sequence ATGTACAAGCTGTGTTTCTATGTTCCAGACAGTCATCTGGAAGCGGTCAAGAAAGCAGTGTTCGCCGCGGGCGCTGGTCGCGTTGGCGCGTATGACAGCTGCTGCTGGCAGGTGCTCGGACAGGGGCAATACCGTCCATTGGAGGGCAGCCAGCCGTACATCGGCCAGATGGGGCAGGTCCAGCATGTACCTGAGTGGAAAGTCGAGATGGTGGTTACCGATGAGCTCATCCACGACAGCGTGAAAGCGATGAAAAAGGCTCACCCATACGAGACGCCGGCTTTCGACGTCTGGCGTTTGTCAGATATGCAGTTTTGA
- a CDS encoding NUDIX hydrolase: MKYCNQCGDPVLVRIPDGDNRPRFVCDNCHTVHYQNPRIVAGCVPVWDDRVLLCRRAIEPRKGYWTLPAGFMENGETLQQAAVRETLEEACARVRDLQLYTLFDLPHINQVYMFFRAQLVDLDFSAGDESLEVKLFEQQDIPWSELAFPTIGRTLECFFADRVQQTFPVRNEAVTGYRSRQQNQANAD, translated from the coding sequence ATGAAATATTGCAACCAGTGCGGCGACCCAGTGCTGGTCCGCATACCGGACGGCGACAACAGGCCGCGCTTCGTCTGCGACAACTGCCACACCGTGCATTATCAGAACCCGAGAATCGTCGCCGGCTGCGTCCCCGTCTGGGATGACCGCGTACTACTCTGCCGGCGCGCGATCGAGCCACGTAAGGGCTATTGGACGTTGCCGGCCGGCTTCATGGAGAACGGCGAAACCCTGCAGCAGGCCGCAGTACGCGAGACGCTCGAAGAAGCCTGCGCGCGGGTTCGCGATCTGCAGCTGTATACCCTGTTCGACCTGCCGCACATCAACCAGGTGTACATGTTCTTCCGCGCTCAACTGGTCGATCTGGACTTCTCTGCCGGGGATGAGAGCCTGGAAGTAAAACTCTTTGAGCAACAGGATATCCCTTGGTCCGAGCTGGCTTTTCCCACCATCGGCCGTACTCTAGAATGCTTCTTCGCCGACCGGGTGCAGCAGACCTTCCCGGTGCGCAATGAAGCCGTGACCGGCTATCGAAGCCGCCAGCAGAACCAGGCAAATGCCGATTGA
- the rimM gene encoding ribosome maturation factor RimM (Essential for efficient processing of 16S rRNA), whose translation MNATSAPVDDLVVIGKIVSVHGVRGDVKVYSFTDPIDNLLDYRRWTLRRGDEVKQVELIKGRLQGKILVATLKGLDDREIARTYADFEICIPRSELPDLDDGEYYWYQLQGLKVINQVAQVLGQVDHLLETGANDVLVVKPCAGSLDDRERLLPYTDQCVLRIDLEAGEMQVDWDADF comes from the coding sequence ATGAACGCAACGTCTGCTCCGGTCGATGACCTGGTTGTCATCGGCAAGATCGTTTCGGTGCATGGCGTGCGCGGTGACGTAAAGGTGTATTCCTTTACCGATCCGATCGACAACCTGCTGGATTATCGACGCTGGACGCTGAGGCGAGGTGACGAGGTCAAGCAGGTCGAGTTGATCAAGGGGCGCCTCCAGGGAAAGATTCTGGTGGCAACGCTCAAGGGTTTGGATGATCGCGAAATTGCGCGTACCTACGCCGATTTCGAGATCTGCATTCCGCGCAGCGAACTGCCCGACTTGGACGACGGTGAGTACTACTGGTATCAGCTCCAGGGCTTGAAGGTCATCAATCAGGTCGCGCAAGTGCTCGGTCAGGTAGATCACCTGCTAGAAACCGGAGCTAACGACGTTCTGGTTGTAAAGCCTTGCGCTGGAAGCCTGGATGATCGCGAGCGTCTGCTGCCATATACCGATCAGTGCGTGTTGAGGATCGATCTGGAAGCGGGCGAGATGCAGGTCGATTGGGACGCGGATTTCTGA
- the purT gene encoding formate-dependent phosphoribosylglycinamide formyltransferase, translated as MPRVGTPLSTSATRVLLCGSGELGKELVIELQRLGVEVIAVDRYANAPAMQVAHRSHVIDMLDGSALRAVIEQERPHYIVPEIEAIATATLVELEREGYSVIPTAPAAQLTMNREGIRRLAAEELGLPTSPYRFADSLDECREAALALGFPCVIKPVMSSSGKGQSVLRSEADIETAWDYAQAGGRAGRGRVIVEGFIDFDYEITLLTVRHAGGTSFCEPVGHRQEKGDYQESWQPQPMEPAAMAEARRIALAVTDSLGGRGVFGVELFVKGDQVWFCEISPRPHDTGLVTLVSQDLSEFALHARAILGLPIPVIRQFGPAASAVILVEGESSEVSFGNLGGVLAEPDTTLRLFGKPGVSGQRRMGVALARDVSIDAAREKALRAAAAVAVEL; from the coding sequence ATGCCACGAGTAGGCACACCATTATCTACCAGCGCTACGCGCGTCCTGCTTTGCGGAAGCGGCGAGCTTGGCAAGGAGCTGGTAATCGAGCTTCAGCGCCTCGGTGTCGAGGTGATCGCGGTAGATCGGTATGCCAACGCGCCGGCCATGCAGGTTGCGCATCGCAGTCATGTGATCGACATGCTTGACGGTTCAGCGTTGCGTGCCGTGATCGAGCAGGAGCGACCGCACTACATCGTGCCGGAGATCGAGGCCATCGCCACGGCCACGCTGGTCGAGCTGGAGCGCGAAGGCTACAGCGTGATCCCAACGGCTCCGGCTGCGCAGCTGACGATGAATCGCGAGGGTATTCGCCGCCTCGCCGCCGAAGAGCTCGGGCTGCCGACCTCACCCTATCGCTTTGCCGACTCGCTGGATGAGTGTCGGGAGGCAGCGTTGGCCCTAGGTTTCCCTTGTGTTATCAAGCCCGTGATGAGCTCCTCCGGCAAGGGGCAGTCGGTGCTGCGCAGCGAAGCCGATATCGAGACCGCATGGGACTACGCTCAGGCTGGCGGTCGCGCCGGGCGTGGTCGGGTCATCGTCGAAGGTTTCATCGATTTCGATTACGAAATCACCTTGCTGACCGTCCGTCACGCGGGCGGGACGAGCTTCTGCGAGCCGGTCGGTCATCGCCAGGAGAAGGGCGATTATCAGGAGTCCTGGCAGCCGCAGCCGATGGAGCCGGCGGCGATGGCCGAGGCACGGCGAATCGCTTTGGCCGTCACCGACTCGTTGGGCGGGCGGGGTGTATTCGGGGTCGAGTTGTTCGTCAAAGGCGATCAGGTCTGGTTCTGCGAAATATCGCCGCGCCCTCACGATACTGGCCTGGTTACGCTCGTATCGCAGGACCTGTCCGAGTTCGCTCTGCACGCACGGGCCATCCTTGGTCTGCCAATTCCGGTGATTCGTCAATTTGGCCCAGCCGCGTCGGCGGTGATTCTGGTGGAGGGCGAGTCCTCCGAGGTGAGCTTCGGCAACCTCGGCGGCGTGCTGGCGGAGCCGGATACAACGCTGCGTTTGTTCGGCAAGCCGGGTGTCAGTGGGCAACGTCGAATGGGGGTCGCATTGGCGCGCGATGTATCTATCGATGCAGCTAGGGAGAAGGCGTTGCGTGCGGCCGCTGCGGTAGCTGTCGAGCTTTGA
- a CDS encoding cytochrome C assembly family protein: MHPLLPSLAAAALYAGVTGYQSMRLAQRAAPDKRLLLGLGLLALLAHGTSLFIQLLSPSGLHLDFFNASSLIAASVILLILLALHRMPVENLLLLLFPLGCLTVLFAQFAPSGTAPAITEEPGILAHILLSILAYGMLTIAVFQALLLLLQDHHLKHKHPSGLIRNFPPLQTMESLLFGFLWAGWVLLSASLLSGWLFLDDLFAQHLVHKTLLSVIAWVVFGLLLWGRQQLGWRGYKAIRWTLAGFCLLMLAYFGSKLVREFILHI, translated from the coding sequence ATGCACCCTCTGCTACCCAGCCTTGCCGCAGCCGCTCTTTATGCCGGCGTCACGGGCTATCAAAGTATGCGTCTGGCACAGCGTGCTGCGCCGGACAAGCGCCTTTTGCTAGGCCTCGGCCTGCTTGCGCTGCTTGCCCATGGCACAAGTCTGTTCATTCAGCTGCTGTCACCCAGCGGCCTGCATCTCGATTTTTTCAATGCTTCGAGCTTGATCGCAGCCTCCGTCATTTTGCTGATTCTGCTGGCGCTACACCGGATGCCGGTGGAGAACCTGCTGCTGCTTTTGTTCCCACTGGGTTGCCTCACCGTACTCTTCGCCCAGTTCGCGCCATCCGGCACAGCGCCAGCAATCACCGAGGAGCCCGGCATCCTCGCGCACATCTTGTTGTCGATTCTGGCCTACGGCATGCTCACCATCGCGGTGTTTCAGGCCTTGCTGCTTCTGCTGCAGGATCACCACCTCAAACACAAGCACCCCTCTGGTCTGATCCGCAATTTCCCCCCCTTGCAGACCATGGAAAGCCTGCTATTCGGCTTCCTCTGGGCAGGCTGGGTATTGCTATCCGCCTCACTCCTTTCGGGATGGCTGTTTCTAGACGATCTTTTTGCCCAGCACCTGGTCCATAAGACACTCCTCTCAGTGATCGCCTGGGTCGTCTTCGGCCTGCTGCTGTGGGGCCGCCAGCAACTCGGCTGGCGCGGCTACAAGGCCATCCGCTGGACGCTGGCTGGTTTCTGCCTGCTGATGCTGGCGTATTTCGGCAGCAAGCTGGTCCGCGAATTCATCCTGCATATCTGA